A genomic segment from Candidatus Brocadia sinica JPN1 encodes:
- a CDS encoding flagellar hook assembly protein FlgD, translating to MGTSSTSSLSSEISMDNFLTLFVTQLQHQNPLDPTDNSEFMSQLAQFSALEQEQQQTGYLSSLTSIDTASLQLDQISMASTFIGKTITYSSDSKGNSNETQTGVVEGVKLEKDGTVSFIVNGESVSISNLIEVSEASITKTSTLSSIQSKSLDKK from the coding sequence ATGGGCACATCAAGTACTTCAAGCCTGAGTTCAGAAATCAGTATGGATAATTTTCTGACGCTCTTTGTAACTCAATTGCAACATCAAAATCCATTAGACCCAACTGACAATTCTGAATTCATGTCTCAATTAGCACAATTCAGTGCATTGGAACAAGAACAACAGCAGACAGGATATCTTTCAAGTCTGACCAGTATCGATACGGCATCACTGCAGCTGGATCAAATCTCCATGGCCAGCACGTTTATTGGCAAAACTATCACATACAGCAGTGATAGTAAAGGGAACAGCAATGAAACACAAACGGGTGTCGTAGAAGGTGTAAAACTTGAAAAAGACGGAACGGTGTCTTTCATTGTTAATGGAGAATCTGTCTCCATCTCGAATCTCATAGAAGTCAGTGAGGCGTCAATAACAAAAACATCAACATTATCAAGCAT
- a CDS encoding flagellar hook-length control protein FliK: MLETAIELSSQNDLFGNLFTGIRPITNNSSSYVANTDSVQSEIGEKDAENHPESIPFQEILGQQMINRTDRDAVNQQKTNHPVTESGTKKLLQENIHEINSSLFHETLVNGSPQRNAKNPDIHSPFGGETDDSSSVTKKGEKGFELNPSGTQILDTILSADILPGTFIEHTETALQNFSQNPSLKDGAVKFDVNANIHNPFIPDINPQNFSPFPFFGGKLQEIDMQKNNPLINLNSSGFMLKTEMPIMQNLTDRNTNRNIEDVGLNASINLKNLQKLDQFIPVVIQETEFADSDNAFHIKKLPAVFKSLAQNVSPENKLNTPMPEINSQINGTKKKRENGLSTIISKIPSDHDLPGTLQANEEWNLNDNFAQKQSASYPLTFDTPIQKNHSRYRFSLDTQTTTDGIPSNALNFSQNTASLEGHKDHVSNTFHGNPTAAAELPYNIMDQLFQKISLINHGDRSEIKLHLTPPELGSVKIHFTEENDEIEAKIFVENAEVKAAIENNAHRLKESVAANGVEIHKLEVYIQNNDAHKQKSSENSESNDPHYQVKRQEDQNGGQSDNERNVSNNLKTEVSINTSNLMVDYII, encoded by the coding sequence ATGTTAGAAACAGCCATAGAACTATCCAGCCAAAATGATTTATTCGGGAATTTGTTTACCGGAATTCGCCCAATTACGAATAATTCCAGTTCTTATGTAGCGAACACAGATTCTGTTCAATCAGAAATCGGTGAAAAAGATGCTGAGAATCATCCTGAAAGTATTCCATTCCAGGAAATACTTGGTCAACAGATGATCAATCGCACTGACCGGGATGCAGTTAACCAACAAAAGACAAATCATCCCGTCACAGAATCGGGTACAAAGAAACTATTACAAGAGAATATTCATGAGATAAACTCATCTTTGTTCCATGAAACACTTGTAAATGGTAGCCCACAAAGAAACGCAAAAAATCCCGATATACACAGCCCTTTCGGAGGAGAAACTGATGATTCCTCCTCTGTAACAAAGAAAGGTGAAAAAGGATTTGAACTGAATCCCTCAGGGACACAAATATTAGACACTATCCTTTCTGCAGATATTCTGCCAGGGACATTTATTGAACACACAGAAACGGCTCTTCAAAATTTTAGTCAAAATCCGTCTTTGAAAGATGGCGCAGTCAAGTTTGATGTGAATGCAAATATTCACAATCCTTTCATCCCCGATATCAATCCTCAAAATTTCTCTCCATTCCCCTTTTTCGGAGGGAAACTGCAGGAAATTGATATGCAAAAAAACAATCCACTCATTAACCTAAATAGTTCGGGTTTTATGCTCAAAACAGAAATGCCCATTATGCAAAATCTAACTGACAGAAACACAAACCGGAACATCGAAGATGTTGGGTTAAATGCATCCATAAATCTTAAGAATTTACAAAAATTGGATCAATTCATCCCCGTTGTAATACAAGAGACAGAATTTGCAGACTCAGATAATGCATTTCATATCAAGAAATTACCTGCTGTATTTAAATCACTAGCTCAAAATGTTTCTCCAGAAAACAAGCTAAATACTCCCATGCCTGAAATAAACAGCCAAATCAATGGAACAAAAAAAAAGAGAGAAAATGGCCTTTCAACAATAATCAGTAAGATACCTTCTGACCATGACCTTCCAGGCACTCTTCAAGCAAATGAGGAATGGAACTTAAATGACAACTTTGCACAGAAACAAAGCGCTTCCTACCCTTTGACATTTGATACACCAATACAAAAAAATCATAGCAGGTATCGCTTTTCCCTGGATACGCAAACAACAACCGATGGCATACCGTCAAACGCATTAAACTTCTCACAAAATACAGCTTCCCTAGAAGGCCACAAAGATCATGTAAGTAACACCTTTCATGGAAATCCCACTGCAGCTGCAGAGCTTCCGTACAATATTATGGACCAACTCTTTCAAAAAATCAGCCTGATAAACCACGGCGATAGATCCGAAATCAAGTTGCACCTGACCCCGCCAGAACTGGGCAGTGTAAAAATCCACTTTACCGAAGAAAATGATGAAATCGAGGCAAAGATTTTTGTGGAGAATGCAGAAGTCAAGGCTGCCATAGAAAACAATGCTCATCGCCTTAAAGAATCAGTGGCAGCCAATGGCGTGGAAATCCATAAATTAGAAGTATACATACAAAATAACGATGCACACAAACAAAAATCTTCAGAAAATTCTGAATCAAACGACCCGCATTATCAGGTAAAGAGACAGGAAGACCAAAACGGAGGCCAATCCGATAATGAAAGAAATGTAAGCAATAACCTGAAAACAGAAGTCAGTATAAACACGTCTAATTTAATGGTTGACTACATTATTTAA
- the thiE gene encoding thiamine phosphate synthase — MVEPTVDGKDNKTRLFTKFSGVRLYVIISSNLAKKPVLEILEDVIQGGADAVQLREKTMSDSEFLILAREFKKVTHRSKTIFIVNDRAEIAKKVDADGLHIGQSDMDTHRARKIIGSDKILGISTHTIVQARKAQQEGADYIGVGPIFSTTTKSFEPPVGLDYLKQVKREITIPFVAIGAINLDNIGEILHAGGYCVAICSAIICNDNIIQTTRSFKNLLAMHTQLQL; from the coding sequence ATGGTTGAGCCCACTGTCGACGGTAAAGATAATAAAACAAGGCTTTTTACAAAATTTTCAGGCGTAAGATTATACGTTATAATAAGTTCCAATCTTGCTAAAAAACCCGTGCTGGAAATACTGGAGGATGTTATTCAGGGTGGTGCAGATGCAGTACAATTACGGGAAAAGACGATGTCTGACAGTGAATTCCTTATCCTAGCCAGGGAATTTAAAAAAGTAACCCACCGGTCGAAAACTATTTTCATTGTAAATGACCGTGCTGAAATCGCTAAAAAAGTTGATGCAGACGGGTTGCATATCGGACAGTCCGACATGGATACTCACCGTGCACGCAAAATCATTGGCTCTGACAAAATTTTAGGCATCTCTACTCATACAATAGTTCAGGCTCGAAAAGCTCAACAAGAAGGCGCTGATTATATCGGCGTTGGCCCTATCTTTTCGACTACAACAAAGAGCTTTGAGCCTCCGGTAGGTCTCGATTATTTAAAACAGGTAAAAAGGGAGATTACTATCCCCTTTGTTGCTATAGGCGCCATCAACCTTGATAATATTGGTGAAATATTACATGCCGGAGGGTACTGCGTGGCAATCTGCTCTGCAATTATTTGCAATGACAATATTATTCAAACGACCAGATCTTTTAAAAACCTCCTCGCTATGCATACACAGCTTCAATTATAA